Genomic window (Deltaproteobacteria bacterium):
CTTTTAGAATGAAATTGCTGCGAATCGACGTTCCAGTGACGATCGGGATCGATGACGGTGATATCGGCGATGGCTCCAGGACGCAGGGTCCCTAAAGGGAGTCCGAGGATTTTCGCCGGATTCGTGCTCATTTTGGATACAAGTTGCGAAAGGGTTAAGCATCCTTCTTTTACCAAACGTAACGACAATGCCAAAGATGTTTCCAGTCCGATCATGCCTGAAAGGGCATATTCGAATTCCAGCGCCTTTTCGGTGTCGGCATGGGGGGCATGATCACTGGCGATGGCGTCGATGGTCCCATCCCGAAGTCCTTCCTTGATCGCCAGCACATCGTCGGCTGAACGAAGCGGCGGATTGACTTTCAAACGTGTGTCGAACTCCCGCAACAACTCGTCCGACAGAGTGAAATAATGGGGTGCCGTTTCCGCTGTAACCCGGATGTTTCCGGCCTTGGCGTTCCGAAGCAGGGCCACGGCCCCCCGGGTACTGACGTGCGCAATATGGACGGCAGCTCCCGTGTAAGCGGAGAGGAGGATGTCTCTGGCAATCATCACTTCTTCTCCGATGGCAGGGATCCCCGGCAGACCCAGTTCAGTGGATACTTTCCCCTCATGCATCAGGCCTCCTGCGGTAAGGTCGGTATCTTCAGCATGGGAAATGACCGGCAGATCAAGTGACTGCGCATATTCCAGCGCCATGCGCATGAAACGGCTGTTCATGACAGGTCTGCCGTCATCTGATATGGCCACAATTCCGGCCGCTTTCATATCCGCGTATTCCGCCATTTTTTCGCCTTTCAATCCGATGGAAATGGCCCCAACAGGATACAGCCTCGCCAATCCGCAGGCCTTCGCCTTTTGGATCATGTAGTTTGTTACCGCCCGA
Coding sequences:
- a CDS encoding dihydroorotase; translated protein: MKTLLTGARIIDPSQDLDGIRDLLIDEGRIAEIGQDLKPGGAGNSNMNVRVIDLKGLIVTPGLIDIHTHFRDPGFEYKETVETGSAAAAAGGFSAVACMANTDPCNDNRAVTNYMIQKAKACGLARLYPVGAISIGLKGEKMAEYADMKAAGIVAISDDGRPVMNSRFMRMALEYAQSLDLPVISHAEDTDLTAGGLMHEGKVSTELGLPGIPAIGEEVMIARDILLSAYTGAAVHIAHVSTRGAVALLRNAKAGNIRVTAETAPHYFTLSDELLREFDTRLKVNPPLRSADDVLAIKEGLRDGTIDAIASDHAPHADTEKALEFEYALSGMIGLETSLALSLRLVKEGCLTLSQLVSKMSTNPAKILGLPLGTLRPGAIADITVIDPDRHWNVDSQQFHSKSRNCPYENWPMQGKAVMTFVGGEIKYNGSSLADHDC